The following coding sequences lie in one Ostrea edulis chromosome 8, xbOstEdul1.1, whole genome shotgun sequence genomic window:
- the LOC125661035 gene encoding E3 ubiquitin-protein ligase TRIM71-like: MLHPRRSAQEVLLCDLCETVPLQSHCEVCNINLCVNCVGKHISDSSKDHNVVPYLRRKSPNYSKCPTHPDKHCEHYCEKCEIPVCSTCALYGKHKGHDVSDIQEKLSAKTESLQKDLEELETRIYPRYEEMASDVQTEKAELETKYGKLTTTTDQQGEILHREITAIVNQRKSAIAEMKNKHLSTLNKNTEEITQKMAELKQIMSDLKSILKSNDVSLTSTYKSRNFEFRTLLPKVRVTVPSLSAQKINKDQLNEMFGSLSPLSINTKHGDTMKSAEAVSSPPVKPLLHEPRVTATIDTGYNRYELTSVSCLSEDQVWTCSQLNNTMKLLNLQSELLTSIQTKSGYAPWDITVTRDRDLVYTDNIDRTVNLIKNKQIQTVITLQGWYPLNVCSTASDDLLVTMISDDGEQSKVVRYSGSTEKQSIQFDDQGRPLYSSDYNYKYLSENKNLDICVADYTASAVVVVNQSGKLRFRYTGHPSNTEQSFTPAGITTDSQSHILTADFDNHRIHILDQDGQFLRYIHCDLDTPWGLCMDIRDNLFVAEYNTAKVKKIQYL, from the coding sequence ATGCTGCACCCCCGGCGCAGTGCCCAGGAAGTCCTgctgtgtgacctctgtgaaactgtccccctacagagtcactgtgaagtttgtaatataaatctctgtgtTAACTGTGTAGGAAAACATATCTCAGATTCCTCTAAAGATCACAATGTCGTCCCCTATTTACGCAGAAAGTCTCCTAACTACTCAAAATGTCCGACACACCCGGATAAACACTGCGAGCATTACTGTGAGAAATGTGAAATTCCCGTCTGTTCTACCTGCGCCTTATATGGAAAACACAAAGGTCACGATGTATCAGATATTCAAGAAAAACTCAGtgctaaaacagaaagtttacaaaaagatctGGAAGAACTCGAGACCCGAATTTATCCCCGATATGAGGAAATGGCGTCCGACGTCCAAACCGAGAAAGCAGAATTAGAAACAAAATACGGGAAACTGACCACAACTACTGACCAACAAGGAGAAATCTTACACCGAGAaatcaccgccattgtcaaccagcggaaatctgccattgcggagatgaaaaacaaacacctatctaccctgaataaaaatacagaagaaatcacacagaaaatggcggaactcaaacagatcatgtccgacttgaaatcaatcctaaaatcaaatgacgtctccttaacctctacttacaaatctaggaattttgaatttagaacattacTGCCTAAAGTCCGAGTTACAGTACCCAGTTTGTctgctcagaaaataaacaaagatcagctcaatgaaatgtttggttctctgtcgccattatccattaacacaaaacatggcgacacaatgaagtcagcagaagctgtatcgtctcctccagtcaaaccactgcttcatgagccgcgcgtcaccgccaccatagacactgggtataacAGATACGAACTAaccagtgttagctgtctgagtgaagatcaagtctggacatgcAGTCAGTTAAACAACaccatgaagctgctcaacctccagagtgaactactgacatcaatacaaaccaagtcagggtACGCACCATGGGACATAACAGTGACACGGGAcagagatcttgtttatactgacaaTATAGATAGAACTGTtaacttaattaagaataaacagatacagaccgtgatcacactacaggggtggtaCCCTCTCAATGTCTGCAGTACCGCCTCTgatgatctcctggttaccatgatcagtgatgatggagaacaatccaaagtcgtgcgttactccggctccacagagaaacaaagcattcagtttgatgatcagggtcgtcctctctactcaTCTGATTATAACTAtaaatacctcagtgagaacaagaacctggatatctgtgtggctgactacacagctagtgcagtagtggtggtcaatcagtcaggaaaactccgatttagatacactggtcatccctctaataccgagCAATCATTTACTCCAgccggcatcactacagacagccagagtcacatcctgacagcagactttgacaatcaccgtatccacatcctagatcaggacggacagttcctccgttacattcactgtgatttagaCACTCCATGGGGTTTATGtatggacatcagagacaacctctttgtggctgagtataacactgctaaagtgaagaaaatccaatatctataa
- the LOC130049255 gene encoding uncharacterized protein LOC130049255 has protein sequence MFSVNTKLGAAMIDSIGGPQRVNNFLTTLDLPSISNKNLKAMERRAGQIIEDYAEKSMAIATKVSFDTEMSDISTMEEKNAPFVHHATFDEELGTAVIDGEFLGNPASLLKSTSVLQDQEESGDSGNDDDENSNPAQVCLPDRDSQNVDHSPQTPKLVCPSHVDLQEMDLALHTPQGIVNETAHIDKVSGRSFGKVKMKRQGVAVSKKLKFNPRARTGMTVCADHGWQKRGFDSLTGI, from the exons ATGTTTTCAGTGAACACAAAGTTAGGTGCAG CAATGATTGACTCGATTGGAGGCCCACAACGAGTCAATAATTTCCTTACAACGCTTGATCTCCCatcaatatcaaacaaaaatctCAAAGCCATGGAACGACGAGCTGGGCAAATAATTGAAGATTATGCAGAGAAAAGTATGGCCATTGCAACTAAAGTATCATTTGACACTGAAATGAG TGACATTTCAACtatggaagaaaaaaatgcaCCATTTGTCCATCATGCTACTTTTGATGAGGAGTTGGGTACTGCAGTTATAGATGGTGAATTCCTAGG TAATCCTGCATCACTTTTGAAATCTACAAGTGTGCTTCAAGACCAGGAGGAAAGTGGCGATTCTGGAAATGATGATGATGA GAATTCTAACCCAGCACAAGTTTGTCTGCCAGATCGAGATTCACAAAATGTTGACCATTCTCCTCAGACTCCAAAACTAGTTTGTCCATCACATGTAGATTTACAGGAAATGGACCTTGCTCTTCACACTCCACAAGGAATAGTCAA TGAAACTGCACATATAGACAAAGTGTCAGGAAGGTCATTTGGAAAAGTCAAGATGAAAAGACAGGGAGTGGCTGTTTCAAAGAAGCTGAAATTTAACCCACGAGCAAGAACAGGAATGACAGTTTGTGCTGACCATGGCTGGCAAAAAAGGGGATTTGATAGTCTAACAG GTATTTAA